In Lottiidibacillus patelloidae, the following proteins share a genomic window:
- the groES gene encoding co-chaperone GroES — MLKPLGDRIVIELVEAEEKTASGIVLPDSAKEKPQQGKVIAVGSGRVTEHGERIAMEVAEGNIIVFSKYSGTELKYEGKEYLILRENDVLAIVG; from the coding sequence TTGTTAAAGCCTTTAGGTGATCGTATTGTAATCGAATTAGTTGAAGCAGAAGAGAAAACTGCAAGCGGAATCGTTCTTCCTGATAGCGCAAAGGAAAAGCCGCAGCAAGGAAAAGTTATCGCTGTAGGAAGCGGCCGTGTGACAGAACATGGTGAGCGCATTGCTATGGAAGTAGCAGAAGGAAACATTATCGTTTTCTCTAAATACTCTGGTACGGAATTAAAGTATGAAGGAAAAGAATATTTAATCCTTCGCGAAAATGACGTATTAGCAATCGTTGGATAA
- the groL gene encoding chaperonin GroEL (60 kDa chaperone family; promotes refolding of misfolded polypeptides especially under stressful conditions; forms two stacked rings of heptamers to form a barrel-shaped 14mer; ends can be capped by GroES; misfolded proteins enter the barrel where they are refolded when GroES binds) has protein sequence MAKDIKFSEEARRSMLRGVDALANAVKVTLGPKGRNVVLEKKFGSPLITNDGVTIAKEIELEDAFENMGAKLVSEVASKTNDVAGDGTTTATVLAQAMIREGLKNVTSGANPMVIRKGIEKAVKTAVEELQKISKPIEGKESIAQVAAISAADKEVGQLIAEAMERVGNDGVITIEESKGFSTELEVVEGMQFDRGYASPYMVTDSDKMEAVLENPYILITDKKITNIQEVLPVLEQVVQQGKPLLMIAEDVEGEALATIVVNKLRGTFNAVAVKAPGFGDRRKAMLEDIAILTGAEVITEELGLDLKSANIGQLGTASKVVVTKENTTIVEGAGNSEQIAGRVSQIRAQVEETTSEFDKEKLQERLAKLAGGVAVIKVGAATETELKERKLRIEDALNSTRAAVEEGIVSGGGTALMNIYQAVAAITADGDEQTGVNIVLRALEEPVRQIAHNAGLEGSVVVERLKGEAVGTGFNAANGTWVNMIEEGIVDPTKVTRSALQNAASVAAMFLTTEAVVADKPEENAGGMPDMSGMGGMGGMGGMM, from the coding sequence TTGGCTAAAGACATTAAATTTAGTGAAGAAGCTCGTCGTTCGATGCTTCGTGGTGTAGATGCATTAGCAAACGCTGTAAAAGTTACATTAGGACCTAAAGGTCGTAACGTAGTTTTAGAGAAGAAGTTCGGTTCTCCATTAATTACTAATGATGGTGTGACTATCGCAAAAGAAATTGAACTAGAAGATGCTTTTGAAAATATGGGTGCAAAACTAGTTTCAGAAGTAGCTAGCAAAACAAACGATGTAGCTGGTGACGGTACTACAACTGCAACAGTATTAGCACAAGCTATGATCCGTGAAGGATTAAAGAACGTAACATCTGGTGCTAACCCAATGGTTATCCGTAAAGGAATCGAAAAAGCGGTTAAAACAGCAGTAGAAGAATTACAAAAAATCTCTAAACCTATCGAAGGTAAAGAGTCTATCGCACAAGTTGCTGCAATTTCAGCTGCTGACAAAGAAGTAGGTCAATTAATCGCTGAAGCTATGGAGCGCGTAGGTAACGACGGTGTTATCACGATTGAAGAATCAAAAGGTTTCTCTACAGAATTAGAAGTAGTAGAAGGTATGCAGTTTGATCGTGGATACGCTTCCCCTTACATGGTTACAGACTCTGATAAGATGGAAGCTGTATTAGAAAATCCTTATATTTTAATTACTGATAAAAAGATTACTAACATTCAAGAAGTATTACCAGTGCTTGAGCAAGTTGTTCAACAAGGTAAGCCTCTATTAATGATTGCTGAAGACGTTGAAGGTGAAGCGTTAGCAACAATCGTTGTAAACAAATTACGTGGAACATTTAATGCAGTAGCTGTTAAAGCTCCAGGATTCGGTGACCGTCGTAAAGCAATGTTAGAAGATATCGCTATCTTAACTGGTGCTGAAGTAATTACAGAAGAATTAGGTCTAGACCTCAAGTCTGCAAACATCGGACAATTAGGTACTGCTTCTAAAGTTGTTGTAACGAAAGAAAATACAACAATCGTTGAAGGTGCTGGAAACTCTGAGCAAATCGCAGGTCGCGTAAGCCAAATCCGTGCACAAGTAGAAGAAACTACTTCTGAATTTGATAAAGAAAAATTACAAGAGCGCCTAGCTAAGCTTGCAGGTGGAGTAGCAGTAATTAAAGTTGGTGCTGCAACAGAAACTGAGCTTAAAGAGCGTAAACTTCGTATTGAAGATGCATTAAACTCAACTCGTGCTGCAGTTGAAGAAGGAATCGTATCTGGTGGTGGTACAGCATTAATGAACATCTACCAAGCGGTTGCTGCTATTACTGCTGATGGCGACGAGCAAACTGGTGTAAATATCGTACTACGTGCTTTAGAAGAGCCAGTACGTCAAATCGCACACAATGCTGGACTTGAAGGTTCTGTAGTTGTTGAGCGCTTAAAAGGTGAAGCTGTTGGAACTGGTTTCAACGCTGCAAACGGTACATGGGTAAACATGATTGAAGAAGGAATCGTTGACCCAACTAAAGTTACTCGTTCTGCACTTCAAAACGCTGCATCAGTAGCTGCTATGTTCTTAACGACTGAAGCGGTTGTTGCTGATAAGCCAGAAGAAAACGCTGGCGGCATGCCTGACATGAGCGGCATGGGCGGAATGGGTGGCATGGGCGGCATGATGTGA